The following proteins come from a genomic window of Nothobranchius furzeri strain GRZ-AD chromosome 1, NfurGRZ-RIMD1, whole genome shotgun sequence:
- the LOC129160569 gene encoding transcription factor Adf-1-like: MDQFEERLAEEVRKYEHLYNPSLKNYKDAQVIYNSWKEIARILEMDVEQCMKKWRSMRDKFVRMKKTLKGTSGDPGGKKVPAFYVLLSWLEPHIKHRPTSSNFKAPTEPPQDQASCGSSQDEAPSRQGSSLPASRQQQDESSPHPVSSHSSSNSSPSLYASLARESVSTDQQTADELLQSTSTPRPAIKKRRRQQHLDDCFSEQMARIDKRRKELSEILQKDDEYDRFGQILADLLRKVPEQKQVVARRNPLACVYDLLENLNVFVLNFFLFACYFYS, translated from the exons ATGGACCAGTTCGAGGAACGTCTAGCGGAGGAAGTACGGAAATACGAACATTTATACAATCCATCTTTAAAGAATTACAAAGATGCCCAGGTCATTTACAACTCCTGGAAGGAAATAGCCCGTATTTTGGAGATGGATGTGGAGCAATGCATGAAGAAGTGGAGGAGCAtgcgggacaaatttgtccgaatGAAAAAAACCTTGAAGGGCACCAGTGGTGATCCAGGTGGCAAAAAGGTTCCAGCTTTTTATGTTTTGCTGTCGTGGTTGGAGCCGCACATAAAGCATAGACCTACATCTTCAAATTTCAAG GCCCCAACTGAACCACCTCAGGACCAGGCCTCATGTGGATCCTCACAGGATGAGGCCCCATCACGTCAGGGGTCTTCACTGCCTGCCTCTCGGCAGCAGCAGGATGAGTCCTCACCGCATCCCGTGTCATCACATTCCTCATCAAATTCATCTCCATCTCTCTATGCCTCCCTTGCCCGAGAATCCGTTTCAACGGATCAACAAACAGCTGATGAGTTGCTACAGTCCACCAGCACACCACGACCAGCTATTAAAAAGAGGCGGCGCCAGCAGCATTTGGATGACTGCTTTTCTGAACAGATGGCCCGGATTGACAAACGTAGGAAAGAACTCAGTGAGATACTGCAGAAGGATGATGAATATGACAGGTTTGGGCAGATTCTAGCGGACCTACTGAGGAAGGTCCCTGAACAAAAGCAGGTGGTGGCCAGGCGCAACCCTTTAGCATGTGTGTACGACCTTCTGGAGAATTTAAATGTGTttgtgttgaatttttttttatttgcatgttATTTTTACTCCTAG